Proteins encoded together in one Carya illinoinensis cultivar Pawnee chromosome 3, C.illinoinensisPawnee_v1, whole genome shotgun sequence window:
- the LOC122303321 gene encoding CBS domain-containing protein CBSCBSPB3-like isoform X1, with amino-acid sequence MSSQVAPSGPRRNSLSQKQRGSSAVKKSVSSDNGNVSKPSSPPAPPTSVGVERTVKKLRLSKALTISEGTTVSDACRRMAARRVDAVLLTDANALLSGILTDKDIATRVIGEGLRPEQTIVSKIMTRNPIFLTSDSLAIEALQKMVNGKFRHLPVVENGEVIALLDITKCLYDAISRMEKAAEHGSAIAAAVEGVERQWGNFSAPYAFIETLRDRMFKPSLSTIIAENIKVAVVSPSDPVYVAAKRMRDLRVNSVVVMTGNKIQGILTSKDILMRVVSQNLSPELTLVEKVMTPNPECATLDTTILDALHIMHDGKFLHLPVLDRDGCVAACIDVLQITHAAISMAENGSGAVNDMANTMMQKFWDSALSLEPPDDFDTHSELSGFMASDGTEGKFNYPSLGLGNSFTFKFEDLKGRVHRVNSGTEHLDELVSAVIQRIGAGNDGDRPQLLYEDDDGDRVLLASDSDLVAAVSHSKSAGQKVLRLHLDFSDASQLSKPESGTSTIQDGSGLVSLRLGILAGAVVLTSVGVLVYLKRSNV; translated from the exons atgAGTAGCCAAGTGGCGCCTTCCGGTCCGAGGAGGAACAGCCTGAGTCAGAAACAACGCGGTTCCTCCGCCGTCAAGAAATCAGTCTCCTCTGACAACGGAAATGTTTCCAAACCCTCTTCTCCTCCTGCCCCTCCAAC GTCTGTTGGTGTGGAAAGGACGGTGAAGAAGCTCAGGTTGTCGAAAGCCCTTACGATATCCGAGGGCACCACCGTTTCCGACGCCTGTCGGAGGATGGCTGCTCGTCGCGTCGACGCCGTTCTGTTAACTGATGCGAATGCGTTGCTTTCTGGAATCCTTACTGATAAG GACATTGCCACTAGAGTTATAGGGGAGGGTTTGAGACCGGAGCAGACTATAGTTTCGAAAATCATGACGCGCAATCCTATTTTTCTGACCTCAGATTCGTTAGCAATTGAAGCTCTGCAGAAGATGGTTAATG GCAAATTCAGGCACCTCCCTGTTGTAGAAAATGGTGAAGTTATTGCCTTGCTGGATATCACAAAGTGTCTTTATGATGCTATATCTAGAATGGAGAAGGCTGCCGAACATGGTAGTGCAATTGCTGCTGCAGTTGAAGGGGTGGAACGCCAGTGGGGCAATTTTTCTG CTCCATATGCTTTTATAGAGACGTTGAGGGATCGGATGTTCAAGCCTTCTTTGTCGACTATCATTGCTGAAAATATCAA GGTTGCAGTTGTATCGCCATCAGATCCTGTGTATGTTGCTGCCAAAAGGATGCGGGACTTGCGGGTAAATTCAGTTGTTGTTATGACAGGGAACAAGATTCAGGGGATACTTAC TTCAAAGGATATCCTTATGCGAGTGGTGTCACAAAACCTCTCTCCTGAATTGACTCTGGTGGAAAAG GTAATGACGCCAAATCCAGAATGTGCAACGTTAGATACAACAATTCTTGATGCTCTGCATATAATGCATGATGGGAAGTTTCTACATCTTCCTGTTTTGGATAGAG ATGGATGTGTGGCTGCTTGCATAGATGTTCTGCAGATAACGCATGCAGCAATCTCTATG GCTGAAAATGGCTCTGGAGCTGTTAATGACATGGCAAACACCATGATGCAAAAGTTCTGGGATTCAGCACTTTCATTAGAGCCACCTGATGATTTTGACACCCATAG TGAATTGTCTGGATTTATGGCTTCGGATGGGACAGAAGGGAAGTTTAACTATCCGTCTCTTGGTCTTGGAAATTCATTCACCTTCAAATTTGAGGATCTTAAGGGTCGTGTACATCGAGTCAATTCTG GCACTGAACATTTGGATGAGCTTGTCTCTGCAGTCATACAAAGGATTGGTGCTGGGAATGATGGGGATCGTCCTCAGCTTTTG tatgaagatgatgatggtgATAGAGTTCTACTTGCAAGTGATAGTGATCTTGTTGCTGCTGTCAGCCATTCTAAATCAGCAGGACAGAAG GTTTTAAGGTTGCACCTAGATTTTTCTGATGCAAGCCAGTTGAGTAAACCAGAGTCAGGTACATCTACTATCCAGGATGGATCCGGGTTGGTGTCTCTTCGTTTAGGCATTTTGGCAGGTGCAGTCGTTTTGACAAGCGTCGGTGTGTTGGTCTACCTAAAGCGCTCTAACGTCTGA
- the LOC122303321 gene encoding CBS domain-containing protein CBSCBSPB3-like isoform X2 encodes MSSQVAPSGPRRNSLSQKQRGSSAVKKSVSSDNGNVSKPSSPPAPPTSVGVERTVKKLRLSKALTISEGTTVSDACRRMAARRVDAVLLTDANALLSGILTDKDIATRVIGEGLRPEQTIVSKIMTRNPIFLTSDSLAIEALQKMVNGKFRHLPVVENGEVIALLDITKCLYDAISRMEKAAEHGSAIAAAVEGVERQWGNFSAPYAFIETLRDRMFKPSLSTIIAENIKVAVVSPSDPVYVAAKRMRDLRVNSVVVMTGNKIQGILTSKDILMRVVSQNLSPELTLVEKVMTPNPECATLDTTILDALHIMHDGKFLHLPVLDRDGCVAACIDVLQITHAAISMAENGSGAVNDMANTMMQKFWDSALSLEPPDDFDTHSELSGFMASDGTEGKFNYPSLGLGNSFTFKFEDLKGRVHRVNSGHVTDAGKIS; translated from the exons atgAGTAGCCAAGTGGCGCCTTCCGGTCCGAGGAGGAACAGCCTGAGTCAGAAACAACGCGGTTCCTCCGCCGTCAAGAAATCAGTCTCCTCTGACAACGGAAATGTTTCCAAACCCTCTTCTCCTCCTGCCCCTCCAAC GTCTGTTGGTGTGGAAAGGACGGTGAAGAAGCTCAGGTTGTCGAAAGCCCTTACGATATCCGAGGGCACCACCGTTTCCGACGCCTGTCGGAGGATGGCTGCTCGTCGCGTCGACGCCGTTCTGTTAACTGATGCGAATGCGTTGCTTTCTGGAATCCTTACTGATAAG GACATTGCCACTAGAGTTATAGGGGAGGGTTTGAGACCGGAGCAGACTATAGTTTCGAAAATCATGACGCGCAATCCTATTTTTCTGACCTCAGATTCGTTAGCAATTGAAGCTCTGCAGAAGATGGTTAATG GCAAATTCAGGCACCTCCCTGTTGTAGAAAATGGTGAAGTTATTGCCTTGCTGGATATCACAAAGTGTCTTTATGATGCTATATCTAGAATGGAGAAGGCTGCCGAACATGGTAGTGCAATTGCTGCTGCAGTTGAAGGGGTGGAACGCCAGTGGGGCAATTTTTCTG CTCCATATGCTTTTATAGAGACGTTGAGGGATCGGATGTTCAAGCCTTCTTTGTCGACTATCATTGCTGAAAATATCAA GGTTGCAGTTGTATCGCCATCAGATCCTGTGTATGTTGCTGCCAAAAGGATGCGGGACTTGCGGGTAAATTCAGTTGTTGTTATGACAGGGAACAAGATTCAGGGGATACTTAC TTCAAAGGATATCCTTATGCGAGTGGTGTCACAAAACCTCTCTCCTGAATTGACTCTGGTGGAAAAG GTAATGACGCCAAATCCAGAATGTGCAACGTTAGATACAACAATTCTTGATGCTCTGCATATAATGCATGATGGGAAGTTTCTACATCTTCCTGTTTTGGATAGAG ATGGATGTGTGGCTGCTTGCATAGATGTTCTGCAGATAACGCATGCAGCAATCTCTATG GCTGAAAATGGCTCTGGAGCTGTTAATGACATGGCAAACACCATGATGCAAAAGTTCTGGGATTCAGCACTTTCATTAGAGCCACCTGATGATTTTGACACCCATAG TGAATTGTCTGGATTTATGGCTTCGGATGGGACAGAAGGGAAGTTTAACTATCCGTCTCTTGGTCTTGGAAATTCATTCACCTTCAAATTTGAGGATCTTAAGGGTCGTGTACATCGAGTCAATTCTG GCCATGTGACAGACGCTGGGAAAATTTCCTGA